The genomic DNA TTGTTAATGACAGTCTTTCCATTTACTGTCTGTTGCATGCAATCTGTTTTATAGGTCAAGTATGTTGTGGAACTAGCACGGGCTTTAGGTTCGATGCCGGGCGTTTATCGGGTTGATTTGCTGACTAGGCAAGTGTCAGCACCAGACGTTGATTGGAGTTATGGTGAACCTACGGAGATGTTGACCCCtagaaattctgaaaatcTAATGGATGAAATGGGAGAGAGCAGTGGTGCTTATATTATCCGTATACCATTTGGTCCTAGAGATAAGTACATCCCAAAAGAACTTCTGTGGCCTCATATCCCTGAATTTGTTGATGGTGCACTCAACCATGTCATGCAGATGGCAAAGGTTCTGGGAGAGCAGGTTGGTGGTGGACAACCTGTGTGGCCCGTTGCCATCCATGGACATTATGCAGACGCTGGTGATGCAGCTGCACTTTTATCTGGTGCCTTAAATGTACCAATGCTTTTTACTGGACACTCACTTGGTCGAGATAAGTTAGAGCAACTTTTGAAACAAGGTCGTTTATCAAGGGATGAAATAAATGCAACATACAAGATTATGCGTCGAATAGAAGCTGAAGAATTATCGCTCGATGCCTCTGAGATAGTGATAACTAGCACGAAGCAGGAAATAGATGAGCAGTGGCGTCTGTATGATGGTTTTGATCCCATTCTGGAGCGGAAGATTCGAGCAAGAATCAAGCGCAATGTGAGCTGTTATGGAAGATTTATGCCTCGCATGGCTGTAAGTACCACGAACTATTGTGGTTTCTAAACATCGTACTATTTTTGGCTGCTGATGATTAACTTTTGTTATCTCCAGCTTATTATTAGTTCCTATTCCTCATTTATCGGCATGTCCAGTTTTGGTTGGGTACCAAGATTCTAttacttaaaataaaatgcagTAGTACTTTATTGACCTGACATATTTATTGTGGATTTAGCGTGTGCTTTTACTCAAAGACTTGTCTGAGGGCAGCATAGGTCTGTTGATTCAGTATGTGGTCGGGGTGGGCTTTGGCCCTCTTTTAATATTCTATCACACAAGAAAGAGTCCCGGTTGATGGTGAGAGGACTTCCTCAGTAGCATGTGAAGGTTCAAAAGATTAAAATCAGCTTCTGAGACTGAAACTGCGGCAGGAAGGATATTGACTTTTTCTCTGCATCTGCTTTGGAGTTTGGTTCACTTGACTAATATGTATATGCAATACTTTTCTAACATTGCATGTGCCTATCCCTTATTATGCATATTGGTTAATGCTCTTTCCTGTGCGGATCATCATCAGATAATAACTATTTCATTTACTGACATTGTACAGATAATCCCTCCAGGAATGGAGTTCCACCACATTATTCCACATGATGGTGATGTGGATGGCGAAGCAGAAGGAAATGAAGATCATCCTACTGTCCCTGATCCTCCTATCTGGTCCGAGGTCCTGCATTCTCCCTGAAATTGTTGATATTACTTTATAGATCCTACATTCAGGgacattaattattttaattgtgTCTACTTGGAACATATGCCTTAGGGTTAAATTGTGTCTCATTATTTTCTGCATGTGATTAAATGTAGATTTTTGACATGTTACATTGCGTTGCAGATAATGCGCTTCTTTAGCAATCCTAGGAAACCTATGATATTGGCACTGGCGAGGCCAGACCCAAAGAAGAATATTACCACTTTGGTCAAAGCATTTGGAGAATGCCGTCCATTAAGAGAGCTGGCAAATCTAGTATGTCATTGTGCTAATGATGGAGGATATTCTTCTATTATGGGCATGAGATGGCATCATTGAGATGGTAATTTTATTTCTACTTCATGCAGACGTTGATTATGGGTAACAGGGATGGTATCGATGAAATGTCCAGCACAAATGCCTCAGTTCTCCTCTCTGTGCTCAAGCTTATTGATAAGTATGATCTCTATGGGCAAGTGGCATATCCAAAACATCACAAACAATCTGAAGTTCCAGATATATATCGTCTTGCAGCTAAGACAAAGGTAACCTTGTGTCTATATCTGACGTTCCTTGAGTATTTTGATTTCTAGCCAACTCAGTTTGTAGAGCTGTGCTCACGCTCTCCCTCTCTCGGTTACTCTCTCTCATGCATGCAGACATGAAGCCATTAGGCATATGAGTGTGGTTGATTTAGCTGATTGTGTTCTATTTTCATGCAGGGTGTGTTCATCAATCCAGCATTTATTGAACCATTTGGTCTTACTTTAATAGAGGTGCTTTGATTTGCTTTGAAGTGATTATATGTCGAAGGTTGTTCTTGGCCGGACATGAGATTAATTTCTTTGTCCATCTATTTTCTGCACAGGCGGCAGCTCATGGTTTGCCTCTTGTGGCCACAAAAAATGGAGGCCCTGTTGATATCATGAGGGTATACTTTCTTGTCAATCATAACATCTTCTAAGAAGGATCTTCTTTGCACAAAACTTTGCTTTTGCTTGGTACATTTTTTCCAGTCATTTAATAACAACTGATTGAGATACTGCCTCAGGTTCTTGACAATGGTCTCCTTATTGATCCACATGATCAGCAGTCTATTGCTGATGCTCTTCTGAAGCTGGTTGCTGATAAGCAGCTCTGGGCAAAATGCCGGCAGAATGgcttaaaaaatattcatcTGTTTTCATGGCCAGAGCATTGCAAGACTTACCTTTCTCGTATTGCAAGTTGTAAGCCCAGGCATCCACAATGGCAAAGAAGTGATGAAGGAGTAGGAACTACAGAATCAGATTCCCCAAGTGATTCCTTAAGGGACATACAGGATCTATCTCTAAATCTGAAGTTTTCGCTTGATGGGGAAAAGAATGGAACAGGTAGTAATGATGCCTCTGTCGGATCTGAAGAGAGCACAGCTGATAGAAAAAGTAAACTGGAGAATGCTGTCATGACATGGTCAAAAGGCGTCTTAAAGGACACAAGAAAGACAGGTTtggtggaaaaattggatCAGAATACTAGCTCTAGCAAATTTCCTCCCTTGAGGAGGAGGAAACATATCTTTGTCCTAGCTGTGGACTGTGATTCCCTTgacgatcttcttgatgtcACTCGCAAGGTTTTTGCTTCTATGGAGAAGGAGAGGAACGAAGGATCTGTTGGATTTATTCTGTCAACATCTTTGACCATTTCAGAGATTCACTCTTTCCTCGTCTCTGGGGGCTTGAATCCTGAAGACTTTGATGCTTTTATCTGCAACAGTGGTAGTGATCTCTACTATCCTTCAGTTAACTCGGAGAATCGTCCCTTTGTGATTGATTTCTATTATCATTCACACATTGAATATCGTTGGGGGGGAGAGGGATTAAGGAAGACTTTGGTGCGTTGGGCAGCCTCTATTACTGATAAGAAGGATAAGAATGAAGAACAGATTGTCACTCTAGCTGAGAAACTCTCAACAGACTATTGCTATGCTTTCAAAGTGCAGAAGCCGGGAATGGTATGCATATACTCCCATGTTATAGTAAAGAAACCGTACTGTAGAGAATTTTCTTACTTGTCAGCATCAGTTTAAGCTAATTATTGAAGCCTGAGACCATGCCACCACTATTTTCTGCTGATTTTCATTATGGCATAAGTAAATTGTATACTTAAATTCTTACCTTTTGTAGGTTCCCCCAGTGAAGGAGGTTCGGAAAATGATGAGGATCCAAGCTCTTCGTTGCCATGCTGTGTACTGTCAAAATTGGACGAGGCTTAATTTTATACCAGTTTTGGCATCTCGGTCCCAAGCAATTAGGTATTTAACATGATGGTTATTTCTGTTATTGAAGTGCACTCTTTTATCCTGAAAGGGAGTAGCACGAAGAATGAGCTCAGTAGTAGTTTCTAAAAGATGAAAGAAACGATGGTTTGCAGGTATCTGCGTGTGAGATGGGGGGTGGATCTGTCAAGGTTGGTGGTGTTTGTTGGGGAGTGTGGGGACACTGACTACGAAGAACTTCTGGGAGGAATGCACAAGAGCGTGATTCTCAGGGGTGCGTGCAGCAGTGCGAGCAATCAATTCCACACGGGGAGGAGCTATCCCCTCTCTGATGTGATGCCATCAGATAGCCCTAATGTTGCTCAGACACCTGAGAATTGCAGCAGTGCTGACATCACGGCTTCCTTGGAGAGTTTAGGACTTATTAGATCATAAAGGGGCAAGAGAGATCAGAAAACACGGCTTTCTGGAAAGAAAGTCCATGTCAGGTAATTGCATTGATTCGGTGGGCATGATTCAACATCCTCTGTTCTCTTTGCTTCGGTCTTCAGTTACTATGTCGTCCAAGATCATGTATGGACCAGGTTTCAAGCCAACCCCCCACCAAAACAGAACACAAACCCGGGCCATGTAATTTTCCATATGAACCAAATCTTTTGGTTTTGGAGATGTGTCTGGCATGTACTTGAAAATATACCCGTACCTCTCTACTTGTAGTATATATACAGGATAATGGGCATTGGGCCATTATTACCGTGCAAGTGCTGTGGGTGAGAGCAACTTGTACTGGTTTGTTGTTTAATTGAAGCATTGCAACGGAAACTAGTTTTTGCATGCAATCAGATTGCGCATTGTGATATGAATTCCATCAGAAAATTggggggaagaaaaaaaagatctaACATCTAATGGGAGGTCGGCACATGCTATGTTACGATATATAACTAGCATCTGtatgataaatatatagagatgggcattttttttttttaatttaaaccACAGAGATGGCCATTTTTACGGTATTTTCTTTGGATTATTATCCAATATAGGAAAATTCCATTAACCACTCTTAATCATTAGCTCAAGGGATACGccctactttttttttttttttccaagaaACGATAGTGTGGATGCTTCATAAATCCACAACAAGAGCGGAATACAACTGGATATTACGAGAATGGAATATAATGGTTTATCCACCAAGTAAATGATAAAGAATAGTAAGTGGAAAAGTCAGTTTGCCATCTTGAAGACAAATAATAACTTTTGCTGATATCACTTcctttgtttttaatttacttCTCCAATTATAACTTCCTTTGGATTATTATCTCCCTCTGTGAAGAGGAAGAGGGGGAAGTCGGAGCGGTAACTGCTCCAATCTCGGCCATCACTATCACAAAGGAGGTCATTGGCGAGCGCAAATGCCACCAACAACCTCCTTTGTAGAGGTGGTGGTCCAGATCAGGGCCTCCATGGCCCCCCAATCTCTCCATTGTCTATATTCGACAAAGAGAGTGGGGAGATCGAGGGTGGTGCAGGCCCCGATCTCGGCCACCACCTGTGACAGACGAGGTCGCCAGCAATCGT from Punica granatum isolate Tunisia-2019 chromosome 2, ASM765513v2, whole genome shotgun sequence includes the following:
- the LOC116195573 gene encoding probable sucrose-phosphate synthase 1, which encodes MAGNDWINSYLEAILDVGPALDDKKSSLLLRERGRFSPTRYFVEEVITGFDETDLYRSWVKAQATRSPQERNTRLENMCWRIWNLARQKKQLEGEEAQRKAKRRLERERGRREATADMSEDLSDGEKGDAVSDISAHGDSTRGRLPRISSVDAMETWVSQQKGKKLYLVLISLHGLIRGENMELGRDSDTGGQVKYVVELARALGSMPGVYRVDLLTRQVSAPDVDWSYGEPTEMLTPRNSENLMDEMGESSGAYIIRIPFGPRDKYIPKELLWPHIPEFVDGALNHVMQMAKVLGEQVGGGQPVWPVAIHGHYADAGDAAALLSGALNVPMLFTGHSLGRDKLEQLLKQGRLSRDEINATYKIMRRIEAEELSLDASEIVITSTKQEIDEQWRLYDGFDPILERKIRARIKRNVSCYGRFMPRMAIIPPGMEFHHIIPHDGDVDGEAEGNEDHPTVPDPPIWSEIMRFFSNPRKPMILALARPDPKKNITTLVKAFGECRPLRELANLTLIMGNRDGIDEMSSTNASVLLSVLKLIDKYDLYGQVAYPKHHKQSEVPDIYRLAAKTKGVFINPAFIEPFGLTLIEAAAHGLPLVATKNGGPVDIMRVLDNGLLIDPHDQQSIADALLKLVADKQLWAKCRQNGLKNIHLFSWPEHCKTYLSRIASCKPRHPQWQRSDEGVGTTESDSPSDSLRDIQDLSLNLKFSLDGEKNGTGSNDASVGSEESTADRKSKLENAVMTWSKGVLKDTRKTGLVEKLDQNTSSSKFPPLRRRKHIFVLAVDCDSLDDLLDVTRKVFASMEKERNEGSVGFILSTSLTISEIHSFLVSGGLNPEDFDAFICNSGSDLYYPSVNSENRPFVIDFYYHSHIEYRWGGEGLRKTLVRWAASITDKKDKNEEQIVTLAEKLSTDYCYAFKVQKPGMVPPVKEVRKMMRIQALRCHAVYCQNWTRLNFIPVLASRSQAIRYLRVRWGVDLSRLVVFVGECGDTDYEELLGGMHKSVILRGACSSASNQFHTGRSYPLSDVMPSDSPNVAQTPENCSSADITASLESLGLIRS